Proteins from a single region of Candidatus Woesearchaeota archaeon:
- a CDS encoding DUF106 domain-containing protein: MSFLDPVFNPIFQPLLRTIGSFWTIFIIAVVYSVYATYVYKYLTNQVRLKEIKDRQKELQKELRAAGKENPEKMMSIHKELMSLNKDYMFQASFKPMVMIATMIPALIIFTWMAGALAYEPIVPDQTYTVLAQFAPGVGGETMLLVANGTQVMGNASVPIVAGEDAGLARWNLKSSQGLHNLTVRVGEQTQSKEILVVSDEHTYAPAVTMFAKSDIKSISIEYAKLQPLGSTFNIFGWYPGWLGIYVILSLILSIGLRKVFNVY; this comes from the coding sequence ATGTCATTTTTAGACCCAGTTTTTAATCCTATATTTCAACCACTCTTACGAACCATTGGTTCGTTTTGGACTATTTTTATTATTGCTGTTGTGTATTCTGTGTACGCAACGTATGTGTATAAGTATCTCACAAATCAGGTTCGTCTTAAAGAGATTAAAGATCGTCAGAAAGAGTTGCAGAAGGAGTTGCGTGCAGCGGGTAAAGAAAATCCTGAGAAGATGATGAGTATTCACAAAGAACTTATGTCGCTTAACAAAGATTACATGTTTCAGGCGTCGTTTAAGCCAATGGTGATGATTGCGACTATGATTCCTGCATTGATCATTTTTACATGGATGGCCGGCGCGCTTGCGTATGAACCAATTGTTCCAGATCAAACGTATACGGTGTTGGCTCAATTTGCTCCGGGTGTTGGAGGAGAGACAATGTTGCTGGTTGCTAATGGCACTCAAGTCATGGGGAATGCATCTGTGCCTATTGTTGCAGGTGAAGATGCGGGTCTTGCACGATGGAATCTTAAAAGTTCGCAAGGGTTACATAATCTTACTGTGCGGGTGGGAGAACAAACTCAATCTAAAGAAATTTTAGTTGTTTCTGATGAACATACTTATGCTCCTGCAGTAACTATGTTTGCAAAATCTGACATTAAGTCAATAAGTATTGAGTATGCTAAACTTCAACCTTTAGGAAGCACGTTTAACATTTTTGGTTGGTATCCTGGCTGGTTAGGGATTTATGTAATTCTTTCGTTAATCTTGAGTATTGGATTGAGAAAAGTGTTCAATGTGTATTAG
- a CDS encoding sigma-54-dependent Fis family transcriptional regulator, producing the protein MVNSAFHYGMIGESDAMKIVYDGIDRVASSKVTVYIVGESGTGKELVAKALHMQGKRREKPFVGVSVAELGEGDLLESHLFGVKNRVATGVEQRNGLFTQAEGGTLFLDEIAEMSPQVQVKLLRAIQEHAIVPVGGDYSKPVPFDVRFVAASSRPLEDYVRKGTFRQDLYYRLRQVYLFLPALRERGDDICLLADHFLAKANQQEEKSIRFADSMYPWLLSQEWPGNIRELENTIYGAVAWSRESVLAPTDFLSYKPVVAESVSQDSFVQSIPPTMTLNQIQERIGTLSDRILGQIIQIRLASFEGNVAQTVRSLDHERSNFRRLCRKLGVVLPSDRVD; encoded by the coding sequence ATGGTTAATTCTGCGTTTCATTATGGTATGATCGGTGAGAGTGATGCAATGAAGATAGTCTATGATGGGATAGATCGAGTTGCTTCAAGTAAAGTGACGGTCTACATCGTAGGAGAAAGTGGTACTGGTAAAGAACTGGTTGCAAAGGCACTGCATATGCAGGGAAAACGCCGTGAGAAACCGTTTGTTGGGGTCAGTGTCGCCGAACTTGGTGAGGGTGATTTACTTGAATCACACTTATTTGGCGTTAAAAATAGAGTAGCAACTGGTGTTGAACAACGTAATGGGCTCTTTACTCAAGCTGAAGGGGGAACTTTATTTTTGGATGAGATTGCTGAGATGAGTCCTCAGGTTCAGGTCAAGTTATTAAGAGCAATTCAAGAGCATGCAATTGTTCCCGTTGGGGGAGATTATAGCAAACCAGTTCCGTTTGATGTTCGTTTTGTTGCAGCATCGAGTCGACCATTGGAGGATTATGTTCGAAAGGGTACTTTTCGACAAGATTTGTATTATCGTCTTCGACAAGTTTATCTGTTTCTTCCAGCTTTACGTGAACGCGGTGATGATATTTGTTTGCTCGCAGATCATTTTCTTGCGAAGGCAAATCAGCAAGAAGAAAAGTCAATACGGTTTGCTGATTCAATGTATCCTTGGCTATTAAGTCAAGAGTGGCCAGGAAATATTCGTGAGTTAGAGAATACAATTTATGGCGCTGTGGCGTGGAGTCGGGAATCTGTTCTTGCGCCAACTGATTTTTTATCGTACAAACCTGTAGTTGCAGAGTCTGTTTCCCAAGATTCGTTTGTTCAAAGTATTCCACCTACAATGACTCTTAATCAAATTCAAGAAAGAATTGGAACATTATCAGATCGTATTTTGGGTCAAATCATCCAGATTCGTCTTGCATCTTTTGAAGGGAATGTTGCTCAGACGGTTCGTTCTTTAGATCATGAACGGTCAAATTTTAGGCGGTTATGCAGGAAATTAGGTGTTGTTCTTCCTAGTGATCGGGTGGATTAG
- the secY gene encoding preprotein translocase subunit SecY: MTFLEKVYSIFPEVAGPAQKKLPFGDKLKWTLVTLVLFFLLGLVPLFGLGENALQQFEFLSIILGASFGSIISLGIGPIVTASIVLQLLNGTGILKFDLSSHEGRRSFQGLQKIMSVFFIIFEAMIYVFMGGLAPTPVGGEIASGVAMTSSLFLQFEILLIIQLIIGGLLIMFMDEVVSKWGFGSGLSLFIAAGVAQQIFIRAFNFLPSPTNPDVAAGAIPAFVQFISQGNVTGAMLQLAAVVSTLIVFAVCVYAQAMKVEIPLTFGKVRGYGMRWPLNFLYTSNIPVILIAALLANVQLFARLLESWGYPILGTFAGQSPASGIVYWISPPNLVASLIQGSFTLSQLGQAAVYIVLMVAGAIIFSIFWVQTANMDAGSQARQIMASGLQIPGFRRDERVLEKILERYIWPLTIVGGASIGILAAFADLTGALSNGTGILLAVMIVYKLYEEIAKQHMMDMHPALKKMME, encoded by the coding sequence ATGACATTCCTAGAGAAAGTGTATTCTATTTTTCCTGAAGTTGCGGGTCCAGCGCAAAAAAAACTGCCTTTTGGTGATAAATTAAAGTGGACGTTAGTTACACTGGTGCTCTTTTTTCTGTTAGGGTTAGTTCCTCTTTTTGGTTTGGGAGAAAACGCATTGCAACAGTTTGAATTTTTGTCAATTATTCTTGGCGCTTCATTTGGAAGCATCATTTCTTTGGGTATTGGTCCGATTGTGACTGCTTCAATTGTGTTGCAGTTACTTAATGGGACTGGTATTCTCAAATTTGATTTATCTAGTCATGAAGGACGACGTAGTTTTCAAGGTTTGCAGAAAATTATGTCGGTATTTTTCATTATTTTCGAAGCTATGATTTATGTTTTCATGGGTGGTCTTGCCCCAACTCCTGTTGGGGGAGAGATTGCTAGCGGTGTTGCAATGACTTCATCGTTATTTTTGCAGTTTGAAATCTTACTCATTATTCAGTTAATTATTGGCGGATTACTCATTATGTTTATGGATGAAGTTGTTTCAAAATGGGGTTTTGGTTCTGGTTTAAGTTTGTTTATTGCAGCAGGCGTTGCGCAACAAATTTTTATTCGAGCATTCAATTTTCTGCCTTCACCAACCAATCCAGATGTGGCAGCAGGGGCCATTCCTGCGTTTGTTCAGTTTATCTCTCAAGGTAATGTTACTGGCGCAATGTTGCAGCTCGCTGCTGTTGTATCAACATTAATTGTGTTTGCGGTGTGTGTCTATGCGCAAGCAATGAAAGTAGAGATTCCTCTTACATTTGGCAAAGTACGTGGTTATGGTATGCGTTGGCCACTTAACTTTTTGTATACTTCCAACATTCCAGTCATTTTAATTGCGGCATTACTCGCCAATGTACAATTGTTTGCTCGTTTGTTAGAAAGCTGGGGATATCCTATTTTAGGTACGTTTGCAGGGCAGAGTCCTGCAAGTGGAATTGTGTATTGGATTAGTCCGCCTAATCTTGTTGCAAGTTTAATTCAGGGGAGTTTTACTCTTTCACAATTGGGTCAAGCTGCTGTCTATATTGTGTTGATGGTTGCTGGTGCAATTATCTTTAGTATATTTTGGGTGCAAACGGCAAATATGGATGCTGGTAGTCAAGCTCGTCAAATTATGGCTTCAGGATTACAAATTCCTGGATTTCGCCGAGATGAACGTGTTCTTGAGAAAATTTTGGAACGATATATCTGGCCATTAACGATTGTTGGTGGGGCATCGATTGGAATTTTAGCTGCGTTTGCTGATCTTACTGGTGCGTTATCAAATGGGACAGGTATTTTGCTTGCGGTTATGATCGTGTATAAGTTGTACGAAGAAATTGCCAAACAACACATGATGGACATGCATCCTGCTCTTAAGAAGATGATGGAGTAA
- a CDS encoding uL15 family ribosomal protein: MVVRRRKKVGHYRGSHRTHGGGHPKKRRGAGSRGGRGNAGTGKKAGQKKAGMRYKLGSRGFLPRRGQIPDRSINVGVLSSRVARLAREGKITKQGELYIVDLSSLGYTKLLGTGTASCKMKVTVEHASAKATERVSEAGGEVISTAPAAE, encoded by the coding sequence ATGGTAGTACGCAGACGTAAAAAAGTTGGACATTATCGAGGCTCACATCGTACTCACGGTGGTGGTCATCCTAAAAAACGCCGTGGAGCTGGATCTCGTGGTGGACGCGGTAATGCGGGTACTGGTAAAAAAGCTGGTCAGAAAAAAGCAGGAATGCGTTACAAATTAGGTTCACGTGGATTTTTACCTCGTCGTGGTCAAATTCCAGATCGTTCTATTAATGTAGGTGTACTCTCTTCTCGAGTTGCTCGTCTTGCACGTGAAGGAAAAATCACCAAGCAAGGTGAACTTTATATAGTTGATCTTTCTTCATTAGGCTATACAAAACTGTTGGGAACTGGAACTGCATCTTGTAAGATGAAAGTGACGGTTGAGCATGCAAGTGCAAAAGCAACAGAACGTGTAAGTGAAGCAGGTGGGGAAGTTATATCCACTGCTCCTGCAGCAGAATAA
- a CDS encoding 50S ribosomal protein L30, giving the protein MASRTQSTSVPATKASAKTSAPVAKKASTPEGISNASKNASKAGQLVVVLVRGFVDMPEPIFRTLSMLRLTRKNFCAVVPNTAIYQGMITKVKDYVTWGEISPETFAELVRVRGQAFISRKTDAKELYSYKVLTVSGKEYKPYFRLNPPRKGFGRKGIKVAFVAGGALGYRGEKINDLIMRML; this is encoded by the coding sequence ATGGCATCACGCACTCAATCAACATCTGTACCTGCAACCAAAGCAAGTGCTAAGACTAGCGCACCAGTTGCAAAAAAAGCTTCTACTCCAGAGGGCATCTCAAATGCTTCAAAAAATGCTTCTAAAGCAGGACAATTAGTCGTTGTTCTTGTTCGTGGTTTTGTTGATATGCCAGAACCTATTTTTCGAACTCTTTCCATGTTGCGTCTAACTCGAAAAAACTTTTGCGCAGTAGTTCCTAATACTGCAATTTACCAAGGTATGATTACTAAAGTTAAAGATTATGTTACTTGGGGGGAAATTAGTCCAGAAACATTTGCTGAACTTGTTCGCGTACGCGGTCAAGCATTTATCTCTCGTAAAACTGATGCTAAAGAATTATACTCTTATAAAGTGCTTACTGTTAGCGGAAAAGAATACAAACCCTATTTTCGTCTTAATCCTCCTCGTAAAGGGTTTGGTCGCAAGGGTATCAAAGTTGCTTTCGTTGCTGGTGGCGCATTGGGATATAGAGGAGAAAAAATTAATGATCTTATCATGAGGATGCTTTAA
- a CDS encoding 30S ribosomal protein S5, which yields MGKEESSQKKRTRRDNRSRDDAASRDAAPRAEWKPVTELGKNVKEGKITDIDQIFDNGQRILESEIVDTLLPDVTEDLLLIGQAKGKFGGGQRRIFRQTQKKTKEGNKIQFTTCAVVGNRNGYVGVGMGKSKETVPSRDKAKRQARLNLIRIRRGCGSWATDAREANSIPFQVTGRCGSVRITLIPAPRGTGLCVEKECAKVLSLAGVRDVWSKTSGQTKTKLNLLKALLDALHKLSEVKIQPADVAKLGIIEGRVKE from the coding sequence ATGGGTAAAGAAGAATCATCTCAAAAAAAACGAACACGCCGCGACAATCGTAGTCGTGACGACGCCGCTTCACGTGATGCAGCACCACGCGCAGAATGGAAACCGGTCACTGAATTGGGCAAAAATGTTAAAGAAGGTAAAATTACCGATATCGATCAAATTTTTGATAACGGTCAAAGAATCCTCGAATCTGAGATTGTTGATACGTTACTTCCAGATGTCACTGAAGATCTCCTTTTAATTGGTCAAGCTAAAGGTAAGTTTGGCGGTGGTCAACGTCGTATTTTCCGTCAGACTCAAAAGAAAACTAAAGAAGGTAACAAAATCCAGTTTACAACGTGCGCTGTTGTTGGTAATCGCAATGGATATGTTGGTGTAGGTATGGGTAAAAGTAAAGAAACCGTTCCTTCTCGTGATAAAGCAAAACGTCAAGCTCGACTTAACTTAATTCGTATCCGTCGTGGATGTGGTAGTTGGGCAACTGATGCTCGCGAAGCTAACTCTATTCCTTTCCAAGTAACTGGTCGTTGCGGCTCAGTTCGAATTACATTAATCCCTGCTCCTCGTGGTACAGGTTTATGTGTTGAGAAAGAGTGTGCAAAAGTTCTTTCTCTTGCTGGTGTTCGAGACGTCTGGAGTAAAACCTCTGGTCAAACCAAAACAAAACTCAATTTACTTAAAGCTCTTCTTGATGCTCTTCACAAACTCTCAGAGGTTAAAATCCAACCTGCAGATGTTGCAAAATTAGGTATCATTGAAGGAAGAGTTAAAGAATAA
- a CDS encoding 50S ribosomal protein L18, with protein MTHPKTIHFRRKREGRTNYKKRLHLLLSGKPRVVVRFTNQQVIAQVLNFTGQGDIVVTGVSSFELRKMGWKYSCKNIPAAYLTGVLVAKRALAAGCSYAILDTGLLSPLHKGRVYAFLKGVLDGGLEVPNTEEGIFPSEERLSGKHIENYGHALAPKAAAYTHQFSQYLKNTAKPENISAAVKTVKQKIQGQ; from the coding sequence ATGACTCATCCAAAAACAATTCATTTCCGTCGTAAACGAGAAGGACGTACTAATTATAAGAAACGTCTTCATCTACTTTTAAGTGGAAAACCACGAGTAGTAGTGCGTTTCACAAATCAACAAGTGATTGCGCAAGTTCTCAATTTTACAGGTCAAGGAGATATTGTCGTTACAGGGGTTAGCTCATTTGAACTTCGTAAAATGGGTTGGAAATATTCTTGCAAAAATATTCCTGCTGCATATCTTACTGGTGTTTTAGTTGCTAAACGAGCTTTGGCTGCAGGATGCTCCTACGCCATTCTTGATACTGGTTTACTTTCTCCTCTCCACAAAGGGCGAGTGTATGCCTTCTTAAAAGGAGTTTTAGATGGGGGATTAGAAGTGCCTAATACTGAAGAAGGGATTTTTCCTTCTGAAGAACGTCTTAGTGGAAAACATATTGAAAATTACGGGCATGCCCTTGCTCCAAAAGCAGCAGCATATACTCATCAATTTTCGCAATATTTAAAAAACACAGCAAAGCCTGAAAATATCTCTGCTGCTGTTAAAACAGTAAAACAAAAAATTCAAGGTCAATAA
- a CDS encoding 50S ribosomal protein L19e yields the protein MTSKKRLAAEVLKVGLDKVRIRTDALEDVSKAITRSDIRGLVAVGKIYAATPSLQSRGRARHIAEQKRKGRQKGHGTRKGAAYSRVTRKDRWMARIRTQRVFLRELREKVIITPKTYQALYRKCKGGYFRNRRHIKLYITERSLALQKKQETSEKQK from the coding sequence ATGACGAGCAAAAAACGATTAGCCGCAGAAGTCCTTAAAGTAGGTCTTGACAAAGTTCGTATCCGAACTGATGCACTAGAAGATGTTTCCAAAGCAATTACTCGTTCAGATATTCGTGGACTTGTAGCTGTTGGTAAAATTTATGCAGCAACGCCTAGTCTTCAATCTCGTGGTCGTGCTCGTCATATTGCTGAACAGAAACGAAAAGGTCGTCAGAAAGGTCACGGTACTCGTAAAGGCGCTGCGTACTCAAGAGTTACACGAAAAGACCGTTGGATGGCACGTATTCGTACTCAACGTGTATTCTTGCGTGAATTACGTGAGAAAGTGATTATCACTCCTAAAACGTATCAAGCTCTTTACCGAAAGTGTAAGGGCGGTTATTTCAGGAATCGTCGTCACATTAAACTTTATATCACTGAACGTAGCCTAGCTCTACAAAAGAAACAGGAAACTTCAGAGAAACAAAAATAA
- the rpl6p gene encoding 50S ribosomal protein L6, translating to MKEDITRQIPLEKGVNATIVNSVLTLKGPKGEVSRDLRHPRVAVRVESAMIVVSAVKGTKREKTVVGSFESHVANMVKGVVEPFVYKLKICSGHFPMNVAVVGQEFVVKNFLGEAVPRRANLVKGATVKIEGTEITVTSCDKELAGLMAGRIEQLCRITNRDRRIFQDGCYMTEKAGKSA from the coding sequence ATGAAAGAAGATATTACTCGACAAATTCCACTGGAAAAAGGCGTCAATGCTACTATAGTTAATAGTGTGTTAACTCTTAAAGGACCTAAAGGAGAAGTTTCACGTGACTTACGTCATCCTCGCGTAGCAGTACGAGTTGAAAGTGCAATGATTGTGGTCTCTGCAGTTAAAGGAACAAAAAGAGAGAAGACCGTAGTAGGTTCATTTGAATCACATGTTGCTAATATGGTTAAAGGCGTAGTTGAACCGTTTGTTTACAAACTTAAAATTTGCTCTGGTCACTTTCCTATGAATGTAGCAGTAGTGGGTCAAGAATTTGTGGTTAAAAATTTCCTTGGTGAAGCTGTTCCTCGTCGTGCTAACCTTGTTAAAGGAGCTACTGTTAAGATTGAAGGAACTGAAATTACTGTTACAAGCTGCGATAAAGAACTTGCAGGTTTAATGGCTGGTCGTATTGAACAGCTCTGTCGAATTACTAATCGTGATCGACGTATTTTCCAAGATGGATGTTATATGACTGAAAAAGCAGGTAAGAGTGCATAA
- a CDS encoding 30S ribosomal protein S8, producing the protein MLNDPLAAALSKVINAERVGKREVVIKPASSLIKRILTLMSEHNYIGSFEEIEDGRGGALKILLLGNINKCGVIKPRFSTKSNGFEKWEKRYLPAKDFGILVVSTPQGIVTHFKAKEQSTGGKLLAYCY; encoded by the coding sequence ATGCTCAATGATCCTCTTGCAGCGGCCCTCTCAAAGGTTATCAATGCTGAACGCGTTGGAAAACGTGAGGTTGTTATTAAACCTGCATCGTCTTTAATTAAAAGAATCCTTACACTTATGAGTGAGCACAATTATATTGGCTCATTTGAAGAAATTGAAGACGGTCGCGGTGGCGCTCTTAAAATCTTATTGCTTGGTAATATCAATAAATGTGGTGTTATCAAACCTCGTTTTTCAACAAAATCAAATGGTTTTGAAAAATGGGAAAAACGTTATTTGCCTGCAAAAGATTTTGGAATCCTCGTTGTTTCCACTCCACAAGGCATTGTAACTCATTTCAAAGCAAAAGAACAGAGTACAGGTGGCAAGTTACTTGCATACTGTTACTAA
- a CDS encoding 30S ribosomal protein S14, protein MFTQLDAKPVKKAKYLKFNSLRKRSCGKALRHCKNCGRLGGHINKYGLNLCRQCFREMALELGFKKYN, encoded by the coding sequence ATGTTTACGCAACTGGATGCTAAGCCAGTTAAGAAGGCGAAATACCTTAAGTTTAACTCCCTTCGTAAACGATCTTGTGGTAAAGCTCTTCGTCACTGTAAAAATTGTGGACGTCTTGGCGGTCACATCAACAAATATGGACTCAACTTGTGTCGTCAATGCTTTCGTGAAATGGCACTTGAACTTGGGTTCAAGAAATATAATTAG
- a CDS encoding 50S ribosomal protein L5, with product MNPMREIRITKLTLNVGAGKNEDHLKKGLKLLEKLSPLKPVKTTTSKRIPGWGLRPGLAIGCKVTVRKGAKELLKRLVVAKENTLLARNFDAQGSFSFGVPEYIDIEGLEYDPELKIMGLEVAVTLERPGYSVKKRKIHTSLVGKKHIITKQEAIAFVQGLGIKVQEEQ from the coding sequence TTGAACCCCATGAGGGAGATTCGTATTACTAAATTGACTCTTAATGTTGGGGCAGGAAAGAATGAAGATCATCTTAAAAAAGGTCTTAAATTACTTGAGAAACTATCTCCACTTAAACCTGTCAAAACAACAACTTCCAAACGTATTCCTGGTTGGGGCCTACGTCCTGGTTTGGCAATTGGGTGTAAAGTAACTGTACGTAAGGGTGCAAAAGAATTACTGAAACGTCTCGTTGTTGCAAAAGAAAATACTTTGTTAGCTCGAAATTTTGATGCTCAAGGAAGTTTTTCATTTGGTGTGCCTGAATATATTGACATTGAAGGATTAGAGTATGATCCTGAACTTAAAATCATGGGGTTAGAAGTTGCAGTAACTTTAGAACGCCCAGGTTATAGTGTTAAAAAACGGAAAATTCATACTTCCTTAGTTGGAAAGAAACATATCATCACTAAACAAGAAGCAATTGCATTTGTGCAAGGTTTAGGAATTAAAGTTCAAGAAGAACAGTAA
- a CDS encoding 30S ribosomal protein S4e, giving the protein MKNHLKRIASPRAWVIARKHRTFTLRPHPGAHPQNMGLPLGVILRDMLKLATTMSEVTKLLHANEVLVDGRRRQDHRHLVGLFDVLTIPSLQKYYRMSVDEKGRLVLLSIPVAESTTKVCKVLGKSVVKGGSVMLRLHDGRTVPSSAKINIGDSVVISLPDQKITESIALGEGVHIFLAQGKHAGSQGTVRSLKETQAVYADSENNEVRTSKQYLFVVGKTKPLFKVVA; this is encoded by the coding sequence ATGAAAAATCACTTAAAACGCATTGCATCGCCTCGAGCTTGGGTTATTGCTCGTAAGCACCGAACATTTACCCTTCGTCCTCATCCTGGTGCGCATCCTCAAAATATGGGGTTACCTTTAGGTGTAATACTTCGGGATATGTTAAAACTTGCAACTACTATGTCTGAAGTAACTAAATTGCTTCATGCAAATGAAGTTTTAGTTGATGGACGTCGTCGTCAAGATCATAGGCATTTGGTTGGTCTTTTTGATGTATTAACTATTCCCTCTCTTCAAAAATATTATCGTATGAGTGTTGATGAGAAAGGTCGATTAGTTCTCCTTTCTATTCCTGTTGCAGAGAGTACTACTAAAGTATGCAAAGTTCTTGGAAAGAGTGTTGTTAAAGGTGGCAGTGTAATGCTTCGTTTACATGATGGTCGAACTGTTCCAAGCTCAGCTAAAATTAATATCGGTGATAGTGTTGTTATCTCTCTTCCGGATCAAAAAATTACAGAATCAATCGCTTTAGGTGAGGGCGTTCACATTTTCCTTGCCCAAGGTAAGCATGCAGGTTCTCAAGGAACTGTTCGTTCACTTAAAGAGACGCAAGCAGTATATGCTGATTCAGAGAATAATGAAGTACGCACTTCAAAACAATACCTTTTCGTTGTAGGAAAAACGAAACCACTTTTTAAGGTGGTAGCATAA
- a CDS encoding 50S ribosomal protein L24, producing MTQLKFSTSWNKSIQARKQRKFRYAAPLHVRQKFVHVHLSKDLRAKHGVRSTQIRKGDKVRVLRGQFKKREAQVERVSLHFSKVYLSGLDVVKRDGSKVQVALEPSNLVIVELDLKDKRRKEKLEAAKTKTVIPQSQSKPVKTVVKKATTVKK from the coding sequence ATGACTCAATTAAAATTTTCAACATCCTGGAACAAAAGTATTCAAGCTCGTAAGCAACGTAAGTTCCGCTATGCTGCACCTTTACATGTTCGTCAAAAATTTGTTCATGTTCATCTTTCCAAGGATTTACGAGCAAAACATGGTGTGCGAAGCACACAAATCCGTAAAGGAGACAAAGTGCGTGTTTTACGTGGTCAATTTAAAAAACGAGAAGCGCAAGTAGAACGCGTCTCTCTTCACTTTAGCAAAGTCTATCTTAGCGGTCTTGATGTTGTTAAACGGGATGGCTCAAAAGTTCAAGTAGCTCTTGAACCTTCAAATTTAGTCATAGTAGAATTAGATTTGAAAGATAAACGACGAAAAGAAAAACTCGAAGCTGCTAAAACTAAAACTGTAATTCCTCAGTCACAATCAAAGCCAGTAAAAACAGTGGTTAAGAAAGCCACTACGGTAAAAAAATAG
- a CDS encoding 50S ribosomal protein L14 codes for MKALKGRVVRAIPSQAWVNTCDNSGAKVLKIVSVKGQKTSIGRIPVCGVGDFVLASVKKGKLEMRKTVVPAIIVRQKKEYRRPDGTRICFEDNAAIVLKDDKGNPKGTIFKGPIAKEVAERWPAVAKVASMVV; via the coding sequence ATGAAAGCATTAAAAGGTCGTGTTGTGCGAGCAATTCCTTCGCAAGCGTGGGTTAACACCTGTGATAACTCTGGTGCAAAAGTACTCAAAATTGTTTCCGTTAAAGGGCAAAAAACAAGTATTGGTCGAATTCCAGTTTGTGGAGTTGGTGACTTTGTACTTGCTTCCGTTAAGAAAGGTAAATTAGAAATGCGTAAAACTGTCGTTCCTGCTATCATTGTTCGTCAAAAGAAAGAGTATCGTCGTCCTGATGGAACTCGTATTTGTTTTGAGGACAATGCTGCTATTGTCTTAAAAGATGATAAAGGAAATCCAAAAGGAACTATCTTTAAAGGTCCTATCGCAAAAGAAGTTGCTGAACGCTGGCCTGCTGTTGCAAAAGTTGCAAGTATGGTGGTATAA
- the rpsQ gene encoding 30S ribosomal protein S17 produces MKQNVFGIKAPVKSDQYDKKCPFYGEINVKKEFLTGVVIKKDTNRSATIEWHNSISVPKYERFTTKRSRIRVHNPASINAQVGDQVRVARTRPLSKTKHHVIIQVLRHGSVAASTLAQQEQQQQVKELKEKQKKAEKVVKKDRKE; encoded by the coding sequence ATGAAACAAAATGTGTTTGGCATCAAGGCTCCAGTGAAGTCTGATCAGTACGATAAAAAGTGCCCTTTTTACGGAGAAATTAACGTAAAAAAAGAATTCCTTACAGGAGTTGTTATCAAAAAAGATACTAATCGCTCAGCAACAATCGAGTGGCACAATTCAATTTCAGTGCCAAAGTATGAACGTTTTACTACTAAACGATCTCGTATTCGTGTTCATAATCCTGCAAGTATTAATGCTCAAGTTGGTGATCAAGTTCGTGTTGCACGAACTCGCCCTTTAAGTAAAACAAAGCATCATGTTATCATCCAAGTATTACGACATGGTTCCGTTGCTGCGTCAACTCTTGCTCAACAAGAACAACAGCAACAAGTGAAAGAACTTAAAGAAAAGCAAAAGAAAGCAGAAAAAGTTGTCAAGAAAGATCGTAAAGAATAA
- a CDS encoding ribonuclease P protein subunit, which translates to MVYKGELIGQNVLIHDLNSGCQWQGRIIDETKHTLCVTKLTKSLRVFKKNIELSLVDQKQTLKGVDLIRRPEERMKE; encoded by the coding sequence ATGGTATACAAAGGCGAACTAATCGGTCAGAATGTACTCATTCACGACTTGAATAGTGGTTGTCAATGGCAAGGTCGAATTATCGATGAAACCAAGCATACTTTATGTGTTACAAAGTTAACAAAATCTCTTCGAGTTTTTAAAAAAAACATCGAATTGAGTTTAGTTGATCAAAAACAAACTCTCAAAGGGGTTGACTTAATCCGTCGTCCTGAAGAGCGAATGAAAGAGTAA